The genomic segment CCGCCGTAACCGTGGAGGGAATTTCGGTCGCACGAACCCGGGGCGGCGTCGACGACGTGTCCGCCTTGCGCGGACGCAGCGATTCCGCCGGTCGACGCTATCATCGGCGAACCCGTCATTTCGTGTCCTGGAACAACTGCGCCTGCGAATCCCCAAAGCAAGGTCGCAGTGACCGCGAACATGGAAACGATTCGCCGGATTTGGCGCGGCAGACGGATCAACTTTCTCTCCGGGACTTGCCCTCGATCATGAAATGACGGACGTTGCGTTCTGTCAAGCGCGCCCGCGAAGGACAGCCGCAAGATGAGCAAATTCACCCGCCTCGACGAACGCCTGCACGATTACCTGGTCGCGGTCGGGACGCGCGAGCATCCCGCCCTCGCGCGTCTTCGCGCCGAAACTGCGACCATGCCCAAGGCGGGCATGCAGATTTCCCCCGATCAGGGGGCGTTCATGCAATTTCTCGTGCGGTCACTCGGCGCGCGGGCGTGCCTCGAAATCGGCGTGTTCACCGGCTACAGCTCGCTGGCGGTCGCGCTGGCGCTGCCCGCCGACGGGCGGCTCACCGCCCTCGACGCGAACGCCGAATGGACCGCCGTCGCCAGGCGCTATTGGGCCGAAGCCGGCGTCGCCGACAAGATCGAGTTTCGCCTCGGCCCGGCGGCCGGCTCCCTCGACGCCCTTCTCGCCGAAGGTCGCGCCGGAACGTACGACTTCGCCTTCATCGACGCCGACAAGGAAAACTACGAGCCGTACTTCGAGCGCTGCCTCGCGCTCGTGCGTCCGGGCGGCGTGATCGCCGCCGACAACGTGCTGTGGGACGGCGCGGTGATCGATCCCAAGGATACCGACGCGGATACCGAGGCGATCCGCGCTTTCAACCGCGCCCGCCACATCGACGAGCGCATCGATCTCTGCCTGGTGCCGATCGCCGACGGGCTTACGCTTGCCCGCAAGCGCGGCTGATCGCCGAGGATCGCTTAATCACTTGATCACTTCGGCGCGAATTCGGGAAAGGCGCGCCTCAGGTTGCGCTCGATGCGCTCGCGCACCGGAAGCTCGGGCTCGACCGGGACGAATTCCTGGCCGGTCATCTGCTCGTAAAGGCGCACGTACTTGGCGCTGAACTCGGCGAGCGTCGCGGGCGGAATTTCGGGGATCGGCTCCTTGTAGGGATCGCAGCGCGCCGCGATCCAAAGTCTCAGGAATTCCTTGTCGAGGCTGTCGGGTTCGAGGCCCTGGTCCGCGCGCTCGGGATAGGTGGCGGCGATCCAGTAACGGCTGGAATCGGGCGTGTGAATTTCGTCGGCGACGCGCAGCCTTCCTTCGCGGTCGAGGCCGAATTCGTACTTGGTGTCGACCAGGATCAACCCTTGCGCGGCGGCGAGATCCCGCCCGCGCCGGAACAGCGCCATGCCTAAGCGCTCGATCTCGCG from the Rhodospirillales bacterium genome contains:
- a CDS encoding SAM-dependent methyltransferase, coding for MSKFTRLDERLHDYLVAVGTREHPALARLRAETATMPKAGMQISPDQGAFMQFLVRSLGARACLEIGVFTGYSSLAVALALPADGRLTALDANAEWTAVARRYWAEAGVADKIEFRLGPAAGSLDALLAEGRAGTYDFAFIDADKENYEPYFERCLALVRPGGVIAADNVLWDGAVIDPKDTDADTEAIRAFNRARHIDERIDLCLVPIADGLTLARKRG